Part of the Vagococcus teuberi genome, TTGGTTTCACCTTGTTCATAAGACAAATAAGGATAGTCCTCCAAATCCTCTAGTGTTAACTTTGATTGTTTAGTTAGTGGATTATCCCGTCCGACAAATACATGAGGTTTGGCATCAAATAGTGGCACAAACGTCAAATCTTTTTCAGAAATCAAGCGTTTTAACACTGTTTTATTAAAGTCATTCAAATAAATCACACCTAACTCACTACGAAATGTCTGCACATCATTTAGCGTGTTTTCAGTGATGGTCTCTCGTAATGTAAAATGATATTCATCTTTTCCAACTTCTTTGACTAACTCAACAAAGGCATGAACGACAAACGCATAATGTTGAGCAGATACACTGAAAGTTCGTTTTCTTGTTGTGTCTTGTTTAAAACGACCATTTAGTAAGTTGACTTGATCAAGAATCATCCGTGAATAGTTCATAAACTCTCGTCCCTCACTCGTCAACGTAATCCCTACCTTGCTACGATAAAATAATTGCATATTGTACTCTTTTTCTAACTCTTTCATCGCTTGTGACAAACTCGGTTGGCTAATAAATAATTGCTTTGCTGCTTCATTTATTGATCCTGTTTCCGCTATTTTTTCTAAGTATTCTAACTGTTGGATGCGCATAGTGACCTCCTTAAGTTATAGTTTTTACCTATTATATCACTAAATTATTATATATTATCTATTTTTAATAAATGTTGTTACAATACGTTCAACACTTAAAAAACGGAGGGATTTTTTATGACATTATCAAAATTTCAATTAGTTGGATCATTACTTAGACCAAAAAATTTATTAGCATACAAAGAACAAATCGAAGCGCGTGATGATATTACCTATCCTTTTTATGAAGATTTTACTGGTTATCAAGAAGTCGAAGCACAAGCTATCAAAGACGTTGTCAAAGAACAAATCAATCATGGGATTGATATTGTGACAGACGGTGAATTTTCAAAAGCACTATGGCATCTTGACTTTTTATGGGGATTAACTGGTGTGGAGCGTTTTATCACAGATCATGGTTATGCGTTTAAAGATCATGATGGGGAACATTTTGAAACACGTAAAGATATTGGAATTCGTATCGTGGCTCCTTTAAGCGGTAAAAACCACCATTTCCTTAAAATTTTTAAAGAAGTCAAAAAAGACGCTGGTAACACTCAAGCAAAATTAACTGTATGGGGCGCTGCTCATGCCTTTACAGAACTGACAGTATTTAATGGATTATATGGTGACGGGCAAGTTTATAAAACACAAGATGATTTGAAAACAGGCTTGATTAATGCTTACAAAGAATTTCTAACAGAGTTTAAAGAAATTGGTGGTGAAATTGTCCAATTTGATGATTGTTTATGGACACTATTCTCTTCAGATAACCAAGATAGTTTCTTCGCTGAAGGAAATGAAAGTTTAGAAGATTTAGCTGATACATTTATTGCCATTAACAATGAAGTGGCTGATTTTGGTCATTCATTAGGACTGAAAGTTTGGACACATAACTGTCGTGGAAATTATCAAAGTCGTCATGCTGCTGGTGGTAGTTACCAAACGATTGCGAAAAAATTCTTAGGCGAGCAACACTATGACCGTTTCTTCTTAGAGTGGGATGATGAACGTGTAGGAGATATCTCAGCTTTAGAAGCTTTAAAAGATAAGCCAAATGTGGAAGTAGTATTAGGTTTACTATCAAGTAAAACAGCTACTTTAGATGATGAAACAAGAATCTATCAATTACTCGAAAAAGCGAGTCAAATTTTACCAAAAGAAAGATTACTTTTATCTCATCAATGTGGATTTGCGTCATGTGATTGTGGAAATGAATTAACCCAAGCACAACAATGGGCAAAAATTAATCAAGGACAAAAAATCGCAAAAAAATTCTGGTCTGATAGCTATGTAAATCAATATAATTAGAATAAAACAACCCACTATATTAATCCTTCACCACTATAAAAACGAGCAATGATTATTCATGCTCGTTTTGTTTTATTATCCGATGCAACCATTTTTTGGCTTTTTCAACTTCTAAATAGGTCAATTGATGCGTTAATGTCCACTCTGATAGGATATTCGCATGAAATCTTCGAAATAAAGTCAAAACTCGTTGACTTTCCTCAATGGGAACAATACTATCTTGTGTTCCTAATGTGACAAATAATTCTGTTTGACTTAAATCGTGATCCTCTAAAACATCTATTGGGTACATAGGATGAAATAATACTGCTCTTTGATACTTATCAGGGTAGTTAAGCAATAACTTAATAGCGATATTTGCACCATTAGAATAACCAACTAAGACAATCTCTTGAGTAGTTAACTGACTCTTTTGCAAAAGCTCACTAATAAACCTATGTAAGTCGTTTGCACGCATTTCTAAATCTACTTCATCATAAACACCGTCACTTACTCGACTAAAAAAGCGAGACTGACCTTGTTCCAATACTTCTCCTCTAATACCTATTAATGTCGCATCTGACATTAAGTCTTTACCAACATCCAATAAAGATGATTCATTTCCACCTGTTCCGTGTAATAGTATTAAAACCGGCTGTTCCTTACCGCCATATTTAATTGTATAATTCATCGTATTTATCTCCCTTAAACCGGTCGTTCAATTGTGATGACCTCTCCTATTTTGGCATAATCATTTCCTGCAAGACGACTCATTGGACGTAACTTTTTAAAATCAATTCTACCATGATCGTATAATGTATCATCAATATGATAATAATTAACTGATAATAACAATAAATCAGCTGTCACTTGATGGTCATCTTTTATTTCAATATGTTGATACAACGTCACTTCCATCTTGATTTGAAGCTCTGACAACATTGGTACTGATATACTTTTAGCTTGATTTAATGTAAAATTCGTCAAGCTCAACTCGCTCTCATCTGAGCTAAAACTAGTCGCAGTTTGATTAATATCTTTGATATAAGACTCTTCAGCTATATGTACCACAGCTTCCTTACTTGTCACAATATGATGTGCTGTATCTTTCATCTGACCATTTTGTCGTTGAATCGATAACGAAATAATCGGTGGATTAGAGGTTACAATATTAAAATAACTAAATGGTGCAATGTTTAGTGTCCCATCCTTCGCTAGACTCGTAACAACTGCGACCGGTCTAGGAATGATTGAGCCAATCAGCATTTTATAATTTTCTCGTTCACTCATGGTGTTTGGATTTAGTGATAACATCTCTTTTCCTCCTATCGAAGTGGTAATAGACTTTTCTCTAATTGTGATTGCATATGCTCATATTGTGGCGGTAACATTAGCTTTTCACCTAGATGGTCTAAAGACTCATTAATGGTAAACCCTGGTTTATCCGTTGCTAATTCAAACACGATATTTCCTTTTTCAATAAAGTAAATGGCTTTAAAATACTGTCTATCTTTTATCTCTGTTACCTGATATTTTTCTTCATATAAATAATCTTGCCATATGCGATGTGTCTCATCATCCGGAACTGACCAGGCAATATGGTGGACAGTACCTACTCCAAAACGTCCACGTGGTAATCTTTCTTTTGGAATAACAATATGATGTTTTTCTTTACCTATTGTTTCAGCATGATAGGCATCACTATCTTCGGATACTACACTCAACCCTAAATCATCTCTTAATGTTTGCATCGTATCTTTAGGTTGGCTAGATAACAATACTGCGCCATGAAATCCCATAATTTGGTATCCGTTCATTTCTTCACCTTCTACCAAAGCTATATCTAAACCATGAGAGTCATTAAATAATAGTGTCGTTTTTCCAAATAATTGACTTATCTCAAAGGAAACATTAAAAGAAGTAAGACGTTTATTCCAATAAGCGAGACTACCTTTAGGAACTCGAAACGCAATGCGACCAACTTGTCCACTACCAACACGCCCTCGACTGGTTGTATCCCATGGGAAAAAAGTTATGATAGTCCCCGGTTCAGCTTGTTCATTACCAAAATATAAATGGTACGTTTGTGGGTCATCAAAATTAACTGTTTGTTTAACCAGTCTAAGTCCCAATATCGTTTCGTAAAATCTCACATTTTCTTTAGGATTTCCAACAATAGCAGAAATATGATGTATTCTATTTATAGATTCCATATCTAAACACCTCTATCTTTTTGTATTAAATGGTTTGATAACACTTTCTATATATTCACGTTTCTTTTCTAAAAATGGGGGTAGTGATAATGCTTCTCCTAATGTGTCATAAGGCTCATCTTCCATAAATCCAGGTTCATCTGTTGCAAGTTCTATTAAAATATGCCCTACTCTGACATAAAGTGATTCAAAATAAAAACGATTCACATAACCCGAATTAGGTAATCCTAGCTGATCAAATAACTCTTTCCATACTTGTAAAGACACACGATGTTTCAAACGAAAGGCCAAATGATGCACTTCTCCGTATCCTTGTCTAGCATCAGGTAATTGAGTCTCTTCAACTAAAATAATCCGTGTCCCATTGCCCCCTTCACCAACTTCCATCAAATATCGGTTTCCCTCATGAGTAATTTCTTTAAACGAGAATATGGTCTCCATTAAGGATTTAAACTCTTTAAAGTAACTAACTGTTATCTCTGTTGTACCTAAACCATATATGGCATATTCTTCAGGTACTGGACCATTTTTCCAAGCAGTTCCAGCCGCTACGCCATAATTATTTTCATCTGATATTAATTGATAACGCTGACCATCTTCATCTCTAAATGACAATACTTTTACACCAAATTCTTCTAAAATATCATCATGATCAACATTAAATTCATAAAATCGTTCTTTATAGTATTCTAATGCGGCATCAGTAGGAACTCTAAACCCTATACGCGTGATAGCATTAGTACCTCTTATACCTTTTGGATTATTGGGAAAGTCAAAAAACGTCATCGTGGTACCTGGTGTCCCATAATCATCAGCAAAATAAGTATGGTAAGTATAGATATCATCTTGATTAACCGTCTTTTTAACTAGTCTCATACCTAATATATTAGTGAAAAAGTCATAATTTTTTTTAGCATCACTTGTCATTGCTGTTATGTGGTGAATGCCTAATAATTTATCTTGTTCATTCATTTCCAATTCCTCCTGATGTCACTATTTTCCTAGTGACCTATTTAATTTGGCTAATAACTTTAATAGTTGTTCTAATTCATTTTGTTCTAAACATGACATTGAATCAGTAATGGTTTTAGCATGTTTAGGAAAAATTTCTTTCATGAGTAGTGTCCCACGCTCTGTTAATACAACAAACGTCACTCGCTTATCGTTAATATTGGTTTGTCTTGTGACAAATCCTTTTTTCTCTAATTGGTCAATAACATATGTCGTACTACTACTAGCTATCAAAATTTTCTCTTTAATCACTTGGATTGTCTGTTTTCCTTTGTGAAAGAGCAACTCCATCACCGCAAATTCGGTTATATTTAATTGATACTGCGTGACATCTTGTCTGACGATTTTTTCCAATTTATTACTTGCCCGTATCAATTGAATAAATGTGTTTAACGATTGTTCTGTTTGATTCATAGTCATCACCTCTATCATTTATTTCGAATTCGAGATAAAAATGATTAAAAAAAGATATCTCTCTTACTTGACATCATCATATAATATTACTTACAAAAAGTAAACTGATTAGGCTTACTTTTAATTAGTAAAACTAAAAAAATTTAGGTATGTGGATCACTACAATCTGATAAAATCAGGGTGCTTTTTCAAAAAAATATTCATTCTAATCATTAAACAAAAATATTTTTTAAACAATTGAATCCTGAAATAATCCCCAAAGAAAAACTAGAAAAGGATATGTTAAAACGATAGAGGGGAATTTAAGATTGGATAAAGTTGTATCACTGATAGTTGACCCTATACTTGTCGGTATTGTTACTAACCTTTTTTCTCATTGGTTAAATGAAAAAAAGAAGCGGTAGGGGCTATATGGGCTTCTGATTTACTTAAAATAGAATTCTTAAAATTAGTGGTGTATAAAAACTAATATTTATACATGACAACAAAAAAACACCCTCCAAAAACGGAGAGTGTTTTGATATTCTGTATAAAAACGAATTAACGTTTTGAGAACGAATGTTTAATATTTTTGCCTATCTTTATCTATATGAATCCTTTCCTATCAATAGTTAGCAGATTTAAAAAAGGATAGAGATAAATAAAAAGGACTGTAAATGGATATAACTTGAACCAATTTGAACCAAATTTTATGAATGTTAGTTAAATACATTTAAATTTATTATGATTCTTTTTTTATCATATATATCATTATATAATCTTTAAGTTTTCTTCAAATATGCTCAAATCTTTTAAAGTAACTTCACCTAACATATACATTTCTAATCCAAAATAAAAATATGCGGCTAAGTATGTGACTTCTGAACTTTTCATATATTTCTTCTTTGCATTAGGTGACGATAATCTAGAATTACCATTTCCATGAATATTAGAATTTCTAATAGCATTTAAAGTTTGATAATACATCATAACAAAATCATTATCCGACAGTTGAATTTCTTCAAAAAAAGAGCCCTGTGAAAATTTAACCTTTTCTCTCTTCAACAATTCACTTAATTGTTTTGATAAACTACGAAGTATCGAATGATTTATTGCAGACGATTCTATTAATACTTTTGTTTTATTAATATCTTGTTTAATATCATTTAAATTATCATAATATTTCTTCAGGTATGTTTCTTCTATTGCTTTTACAACATTTTCAAATCTATTCTTCATTGTTTTAAATTGTGAAGTTGTATAGGATTTACTGGTCAAAGAGTTCTCTTTACAATATTTTTCAGTGCACAATCCTTTTAATATGATATTACTAATAAAATTAAACATTTGTTCTCCATAATTATTTATATATTCAATCATAAGAGATTCAATAGTATGCGTCGACGATATTTGATCTGAGAGATGATTAGTTATTTTATTAACCATTTCTGCTCCCATAACTGTTTCACTATCCATCGTTTTATTTTTCAGATAAAAATCTCGATATGCTCTGTTTACCGACATCCAAAGTAAATAAAAAGAAATATCTGGTCTTTCTGGAAGACAGTAATAACTATCCTTAAGCTGACTACTATAAATATCTAATTCTATTTCTAGAATTTTCATTTCCTTTAATATATTTGAAACTAACCCTTTATCTTTCAACTCTTTATTAGTCGCCTTATTAATTTCTTCTAGTAACATCTCTTTACCTCTCTTTTCTATTTAAAAACCTAACTATTAATACTTACTTATATCTCTAGATATATTTTATAACTAAAAAAAGATACTACAGACTGTAGACAAAGTATTGATAAATTTCGATACTTTGTTTTTTTTGGTAAAATAGAGGAAAGGAATGACCATTAATGTTGAAAAAGCAAGATATGAGCAAACGTAATCAAATAGGTTTTTATTCATTAGAAGACTTAGTTCCACAGGAACACCTTCTAAGAGATATTGATAAATACGTCGATTTTAGTTTTATTTATCAACTTGTTGAGGATAAATATGATCAGTCTAATGGACGACCTAGTTTAGATCCAGTTATGTTAATCAAACTTCCCTTGATACAATACTTATACGGAATTAAGAGCATGAGACAAACGATTAAAGAAGTCGAAGTAAATATGGCTTACAGATGGTTTTTAGGTTTAGATATCCAAGACTCAGTCCCTCACTTTTCAACTTTTGGTAAAAATTACTCAAGAAGATTTAAAGGAACAGATATCTTTGAACAAATTTTTTATGGTATTTTAGCGCAGTGTACAGAAGCTCATTTAGTTGATACGTCTGAGATATTTATTGATGGGACTCATATCAAAGCACATGCAAATAATAAAAAGTATGAAAGCAAAGAAATAACTGAAGACACATTATTTTATGTAAAATCACTTCAAAAAGAAGTTGAAATCGATAGAGAAAAACAATTAAAAAAGCCCTTAAAAAGAAAAGAAAAAAGTGAGACAAATACAAAGGTTAAAAAAATTAGTAAAAACGATGCTGACAGTGGCTGGTTTCATAAAGGAGAACATAAACAAGTCTTTGCCTATACCACACAAGTGGCATGTGATAAAAACGGATGGGTTTTAGGATATACAACGCATCCAGGTAATCAACATGATAGTCGTACTTTTATCTCTATTTACAATAAATTAAAAAGTCATTTCACTCTGAATAAATTAGTGATGGATGCAGGCTACAAGACACCAGGTATTGCCCATTTGTTATTTCAAGATAACTTAACACCTATTTTTCCATACAAGAGACCCATGACCAAGAAAGGTTTTTTCAAAAAATATGATTATGTTTATGACGAATACTATGATCAATATATTTGTCCCAATATGAAAACATTAACTTATACGACAACTAATCGAGATGGTTATCGAGAATATAAAAGTAACCCTCATGATTGTATGACATGTTCTTTAATAAATAAATGTACGCAATCAAAGGATAAGAGAAAGCAAGTTCAACGTCATTTATGGGAAGATGATATGGAACGATGTGAGGACATACGTCATTCCATTGGAATGAAATCTATCTATAATAATCGTAAACAGACGATTGAGAGGTTATTTGGAACAGCCAAAGAATTTCATGGATTACGTTATACCAACTTAATAGGCAAAGAAAAAATGCACATGAAAATTGGGCTTACTTTCGCATGTCTTAATATAAAAAAATTAGCAAAAATGCTTAAATTAAGAGACCTAGAGGGCTCTATTTTTTTGTCTATTTTTAATTATTTACCTAAATTAATCATAGGATGTAAAAAAGACAACCCAATTACTCTTAATGAGTAATTAGTTTGTCTTCACTCTGAAAAGATACTATTTGATATTCCTTGAAATAATTTGCTCAAATGAATATTTGTGTTAGTTCGCTACAAACAATTATTTTAATAATCTTGTCTTATTTAAAGACGGATCATATATTATATCGTACGTTTTACAAATTTGTTGCCTTTTACTATAAGGTATATCAAACATATATAAATGTCTACCAACCATGTGTCTTAAAATATTTTTAACCATGTAGTTACTACTATTTTCTTCATATAAATTTTCAATTACTTTTTCCGATTGATCTAATCTTGTGTTTTCTAATAAACTACCTACTAGTATCAACTTAATTGCTGTATTTTCCTCTTCTTTCAAATACTTATCATAAGTTGATTTCATTCTATTAGTGCCTGTATCTACTATTGCTTTTTGTATAATAGAAGAGTATATTAGTCCAACAAATTCAAATACCATCTTTCCAGCTCTATTTTCAAGATCCTTTTTACTAATTAATTCGTCGCTATTTAATTTTTCTAATTCATTAATAACAAATTTTATTAAATCCTCTTTTTCATTAATAACAAGTTCACTGAGAATATTTCCCGCCTTTAAAGATACCCTATATGAACTAGTTAATAACGACTCTTTAGTTCTCTTATTTATTATTCCTCCATAATTTTTTAATATTTGACCTATTACTTCAGTAAATTTTTGTGCTTTTTCAAATTCGATTATTAACGGATCCTTATAAACATCTAACTCATTAATTTCTTCATGTGACTTTTTCATTTCACCCTCTAACACCTCTTCAGTAACATCTCTAGATTCATACAAACTTGCTCTATTTTCCATGGCATTTCCTTTTGTATTAATAATTAATTCAGGTAATTTTTCCACTAAATTATTTAACTCTCCATCAATATCCATGAGATTTTCTTTAGGTAATATTTGTTTAGACTGCTTAATAACCTCTTCAAAAACCATTTCATCTATTGATTCATGTATTAAAAATATTAATATATTCGAATATAAATCCACGTGTATATTTTGAATTAAATATATTACGTCTTCTTTAGTATCTTTTTCATGAATATTATTCCACGTTGAATTTATATTTTCTGAAATATATTGAGCCGTAAAATAATAAAAAACATACTTGTATTTAAAATAATAATTATTTTCCTTTTCTTGTAAAATATTAGCAAGTTCAAGTTTTTTTATGTTTTGCTCAAACCTAAATTGGGCTTCGTCTAAATCATAATAATCCACAAAATCTTCATACAGTTTTTTAAATTCATAATAACTTATTGTATTTTTTTTCGATTTAAAAATGTGATAAGCTAAATGTTTCAAATAATTATTTAAAGTACTTATATCATCTGAGCCTATTTGAATATCATATATTAGTTGCTTTATCAAAAGTTCATAATAGTATCCATTCGTTTGCTTATCAAAATCCACACTTTTTTTCCCGCTATCAATTGATTGTAGTATTATCAATAAATAAAGTGGTACTTGTGGAATATAGTTTTTACCAACTATTTCATTAAGTGAGACTATATACTCATCAAAACGAAATACATATTCTTCTTTTTCATCAATTTCATATAAATGGCTTAAATTTAGCCACTTTTCAACTATTTGACCCCTTTTTTTATATCCAAATTTTTTTAAATTAAAAATTTTAACCTCTCTATTTTGAGTATCTATCAGACTCAATGTATCTTTGATATCCATTGTTGTATTTTGGGATGATAATATGACTTTATCAAAATATTTACATAATTCTAATAAAAGTTTATTTTTTCCATCTTTATTTAAATTAATAAGATTCCAGTCATCCACCAATAATACTTTTTTACTCTTATCTAATTGGAAAAAGTCTTCGTATGATTCTTCTCCATACTGTTCTTGAATTCTATCTCTAATAATTTTCTCTACTTTTTTATATTCTTTCTGCTTCACATTACCTGCATCTAAATACAATGGATATATCTGATTTTTATAAAATCTAAGTGCTACACTTTTTAATAATGACGTTTTTCCAAATTCTTTGTCTCCTTGAAAAATATAAATATACTTTTCTGATCCTTCAAGTTCTTCAATAACTATTTTTGCATCTTCAACTTTATTTTCTACCTCTTCAGTTAAAACTTCACTAAAGTCTGGATAAACGTAAATATCTTTTAATAATAACCTTCCCTTATCAGGATGATCTATCGGTGCTCCCAAATCTTCATAAAAATCAATAATTTCAGGGTTTAAATATATTGGAGAACCTGCAACTCGTATTTCGTGTTGTTTCATAGTTGATAAATCATATTCTTTTTTATTGGGATAATAAGCATTTTTATCTATTCTGAAATCAAGTTGCTCAAGTTTTAATAAAGATGCTTCCATATCAACTTCTATATAATTAAATTCACTCTTGTCAGAATTCCAACTCTCTTGCAGTACACATCCTTCAATAAAAATCGTCTCGCCAAAATTATCTTCTTTTTTTCCACTATTATTAGCATGTTCATGACCAGTAATAATAACATCTGAAATTTCTTGTAATCTAGATTCAAAAAGTCTTTTGTTATTTGGCTCACACCAGTGTGGTGGATGATGTAAAACCGATATATTAATAAAACTATCAAAGCTTTTGCAAAGTATTTCAAATACTTGGTTTGGAAAAAACATTGTTCCTGGTTCTTCTCTAAGTTTAGATATCCACGCAGTGTTAAATAAATGAAAAGATAGTTTAATCTCTTCAGTAAAATTATAATTAACCTTCTCATAAAATTTGTTCTCTAATATTATTTCAGTATTTTCATTATACGAATACATTATTTTTTTAAACTCATTATATTCGTTCTGTACTATTATCTGATCAATTATAGAATCGTCAATTTCCACATTTTCATCTATTCCATCTATTAAAGTATTCCTTAAATTTTCATTTTTCTTTATAAAATGACAGTCATGATTACCCGGAATAAATAAAAAATCAATATCTTTATTTTCGGTTTTTATTCTATCTATTAAATCCATAAAAAAGGTGATCGCTACTTCATATTCTGAATTTTTCCCAGAAAAAGCTGTATCACCACTTACAAGAATTAGAATCTTATCAACAAAGCTAATTCTATTTTTCACAGCGTTTTCAATTCCATCTATTTTACTCATAATTGAATTCTTTTCATTATCATCAAACAGATGAATATCTGAAAAATTTATTATCCCTAATTTCATTTAACAAACCCCTTTTAATTAAAATAACTTATCGCTATAAATCCAATATTATCTATACTCTATACATTTTTATTTTGTCTTTAAATTCTTGAGTGCATATTCACATGCTTGAATTACAAAACCTGAAAAACTTACATCTTCTTTTTTTATTGCCTCATTAATTTCTTCTATTAATGGTAATGGAAAACGAATTGTTTTATTCTCAGTTTCCTTTTTATCTGATCTTAATTTGAATTCATTCATTATATCAATTCCTCTTTATATATAATTATTACTACTCAAATCATATGACATTACACACTATAAATATGCATTGCTTTAAGCAATACAAAATGTATTGCAAATTCTTTTTTTATTGATAAACTTTGATTATCATATATTTAGAAAGGAAAAAGAATAATTCATCTAAAATTGTAAAAAGCACTCTCTATTCAAGTGTACTTGGTGGGACAATATTCATCTCATCTCCAATAGCACAAGCTTCTGAAACTGATACTAATTGGCAACCACGTTCTTCACAGCAAATCAAATCAGACATTAAAGGTAACGAGTATATTATCCAATGGGAGATACTTTATCTACCATATCTGTTGCTACTGACATCTCAATTAATCCTCTTGCTGAAATCAATCAGATTACAAATATTGACTTAATTTATGCAGGAAATAAGTTAGTTTTTGGTGGAGAAATTAATTCAAAAACAGGGAAGGATAATCGTGTAGTCGCTATTCAAGATAATAATGGAAAAACATCAATTGTTATCAATACCGATGAAAATAAACCTTTAGTGAATCAAAAGGAAACAAATAAAGCTAAAGAAATTGAGAATAATGTTGGTACTTATACCTCACCTAAGACAGGAAATTCTGGAACAAGTCCATTACCTGATATTCCAACAGTTCCTACTAAGCCAAAACCAGAGGAAACTCTCCCACCAGTTAAACCAGTTGATCCAATAAAACCAACTGATCCAGAACCACCAGTTAAACCGATTGATCCGATTGATCCAGAAGAAAATGAAGTAGATAAATCACAATTAATTTTACTATTTAGTTCAACAGCTAACTATGTTTCTACGGATTATCAAACAAGTACAACAAAAATATATATTAATTCAAATAATATCATTAAACTTATACCTGCCAACTTTACTTATAATAAACTTCCCAAAACTAGTAGATGGAATTAGATAGGGTGGTTC contains:
- a CDS encoding metallophosphoesterase is translated as MKLGIINFSDIHLFDDNEKNSIMSKIDGIENAVKNRISFVDKILILVSGDTAFSGKNSEYEVAITFFMDLIDRIKTENKDIDFLFIPGNHDCHFIKKNENLRNTLIDGIDENVEIDDSIIDQIIVQNEYNEFKKIMYSYNENTEIILENKFYEKVNYNFTEEIKLSFHLFNTAWISKLREEPGTMFFPNQVFEILCKSFDSFINISVLHHPPHWCEPNNKRLFESRLQEISDVIITGHEHANNSGKKEDNFGETIFIEGCVLQESWNSDKSEFNYIEVDMEASLLKLEQLDFRIDKNAYYPNKKEYDLSTMKQHEIRVAGSPIYLNPEIIDFYEDLGAPIDHPDKGRLLLKDIYVYPDFSEVLTEEVENKVEDAKIVIEELEGSEKYIYIFQGDKEFGKTSLLKSVALRFYKNQIYPLYLDAGNVKQKEYKKVEKIIRDRIQEQYGEESYEDFFQLDKSKKVLLVDDWNLINLNKDGKNKLLLELCKYFDKVILSSQNTTMDIKDTLSLIDTQNREVKIFNLKKFGYKKRGQIVEKWLNLSHLYEIDEKEEYVFRFDEYIVSLNEIVGKNYIPQVPLYLLIILQSIDSGKKSVDFDKQTNGYYYELLIKQLIYDIQIGSDDISTLNNYLKHLAYHIFKSKKNTISYYEFKKLYEDFVDYYDLDEAQFRFEQNIKKLELANILQEKENNYYFKYKYVFYYFTAQYISENINSTWNNIHEKDTKEDVIYLIQNIHVDLYSNILIFLIHESIDEMVFEEVIKQSKQILPKENLMDIDGELNNLVEKLPELIINTKGNAMENRASLYESRDVTEEVLEGEMKKSHEEINELDVYKDPLIIEFEKAQKFTEVIGQILKNYGGIINKRTKESLLTSSYRVSLKAGNILSELVINEKEDLIKFVINELEKLNSDELISKKDLENRAGKMVFEFVGLIYSSIIQKAIVDTGTNRMKSTYDKYLKEEENTAIKLILVGSLLENTRLDQSEKVIENLYEENSSNYMVKNILRHMVGRHLYMFDIPYSKRQQICKTYDIIYDPSLNKTRLLK
- a CDS encoding YlcI/YnfO family protein, with translation MNEFKLRSDKKETENKTIRFPLPLIEEINEAIKKEDVSFSGFVIQACEYALKNLKTK
- a CDS encoding IS1182 family transposase, which codes for MLKKQDMSKRNQIGFYSLEDLVPQEHLLRDIDKYVDFSFIYQLVEDKYDQSNGRPSLDPVMLIKLPLIQYLYGIKSMRQTIKEVEVNMAYRWFLGLDIQDSVPHFSTFGKNYSRRFKGTDIFEQIFYGILAQCTEAHLVDTSEIFIDGTHIKAHANNKKYESKEITEDTLFYVKSLQKEVEIDREKQLKKPLKRKEKSETNTKVKKISKNDADSGWFHKGEHKQVFAYTTQVACDKNGWVLGYTTHPGNQHDSRTFISIYNKLKSHFTLNKLVMDAGYKTPGIAHLLFQDNLTPIFPYKRPMTKKGFFKKYDYVYDEYYDQYICPNMKTLTYTTTNRDGYREYKSNPHDCMTCSLINKCTQSKDKRKQVQRHLWEDDMERCEDIRHSIGMKSIYNNRKQTIERLFGTAKEFHGLRYTNLIGKEKMHMKIGLTFACLNIKKLAKMLKLRDLEGSIFLSIFNYLPKLIIGCKKDNPITLNE
- a CDS encoding LysM peptidoglycan-binding domain-containing protein, whose amino-acid sequence is MGDTLSTISVATDISINPLAEINQITNIDLIYAGNKLVFGGEINSKTGKDNRVVAIQDNNGKTSIVINTDENKPLVNQKETNKAKEIENNVGTYTSPKTGNSGTSPLPDIPTVPTKPKPEETLPPVKPVDPIKPTDPEPPVKPIDPIDPEENEVDKSQLILLFSSTANYVSTDYQTSTTKIYINSNNIIKLIPANFTYNKLPKTSRWN